The Arachis duranensis cultivar V14167 chromosome 9, aradu.V14167.gnm2.J7QH, whole genome shotgun sequence genomic sequence aaagtaattttaaaCAAACTATCCTCCTGCTTAAACAATTCctgatatttgttttttttatttaaattatttaaattaaaaaaaaacaaaatatataaaccaTAGTGACCTTATATATTGCTTCATCCATTATCCCTTTTCCCTTTCCTCCACTACTCTAATTGTAGCCCGGTCCATTATTTTTAACTAGGTGACGTGCTCCTAACAAGCCTGCCTAATTACATAATCAaacaatttgaagataatggagCTTAATTTTTTCCAAATTATGTACCATAGTGGACCCAATCAATGTTATCTTGTAGTGTCCATTTGGGCATTCCCTGCCAAAGTACCAATCATTAACCTTGACCAAGTCCACGTCATCTTCTTAAACTCCAATAGTAATATATATCTACAATCTATTCgcataaaaaaatgtatttatataaaaataacaactaaaaataattaaataattttatatttaataaaatcatttaaTATAATAGATGTTAGactttaactattatttttataaaaaaatatcttcgtATGAATAATTatctttgtaaaaaaaaaaagtggttttatatattatttttataattcattttctgtttttaatgaatattcttttttatttatcattttcctTGTTTGAGCAATGGAAGTAGTACAGAACTACAGATAATCACTACTTTCATAAaacaaaaagtttatttttaaggATACTTGAGGAAAGCCTGTCCTAATAAAGTAAGGCAAATATTTTCTTAGGCATTAAATTATGATTAATAGCAAGATTATTAGACCAGCCTAATAATCTAATATAATAGCCCTTGCCAACAAGTAGTCAAATCAGAGGACTGCTCTATAtatctattctcttttattaATAACAGCTGTTATTCATAACATGAATCCTATTAAATATTGAGTATGCTCTTATTAATCTAAGGTCCCTTCCTTGAATAAATGCCTTAGCTTAGGTGTTATTTTTGGATAGAGAAATAGGGGGAAAAAAGTatactaattaaatattaaaagccaaaaaaaaaataacgtggtatcaagaattaatttgttataaatctgaattttattaaaaatttattattaatcaataaattattatatatacaaaataaaattccgAGCAAATGAGATAGTTGATCAAGTTTTACTAATGTGATGTAAAACATGTTTCaaccaaattaattagtaatattaTGATGGAATTTTAACACGTTTGTTTCCTAACACCTAAATTATATTCTTGATTTTTACCTTTGATTGAATTGGGTATCTAGAAAGATGTCActattattttgttgattgtaaAAAAATGATGAGAGGGCATTTAGCAGAGTCTGTGCATAAAACTGTAGCTGTTTCTTTCCCTCATAAAAACTTAAAACGTGCATAGTGCAACTAGTTTCAGATTGTTGTAGTTCATGTTAATTCCAAAGCACCAAAAGGACAAAGAAAAGTGTGGTCCCTCTCTCACCCAAAGCAAACACACATGCCTCACTATCCCATATAAGATGAATTGGAAGGTACTATTGAGTTCTTGTTACATAACTCTTTACTCTTGTCTGTTTCATGTATCATCATGATCCATTCTCTATGGGGCCCTACTTTGAGTGAAACCGTTGGTCAAAATGCAATGTATTGCATTGCATTGAATTCATATTTACACCATCATATGGTGCTACACTCTGAACAACCTCAACAGTCAGagaatgaattattttttacaacTGTGAAAATACAACTTTTACTGTAAAGCACATGTTGAGAAGTGAGAACAATAACTTGGGGACCTCAAAGGCTAAAATTCTTGCCATAATAGtggttttattttatatgaataattgATTAAGTAATTGATTTGATGTGTACATAGTTGCTAATGTAAAAGCATTGACTAATTGGTGTATTGATCAATCATGAGATGccttaaactaaattaaactgtGTTGATTGTGCTAGAGTTTTATACTAATGTGGTAGAACTTCTTGCTTTTGATCAAGATCAGCAAATATAGTTATCCTTATAAATTAAGGACAAATCACATGTTTaagtttttgttctttttcacaAACATTATGCTGTCATTTTACATTATTGTGTAGTTCAATTATAGTCCAAAGCAGGACCACAGAATACACAAGGATAATGTTAATGGAGTTATACAAAGGCTTGTGctatttaaatactaaaaagaGTAGCTATTATTCATAcactagttttatttttatatatatctattatCTCCATTCTTGAGTTTAAAAAATGTATAAGTAaacactaatttaattatttaagtacTAAAAGGCAAGCAATGTGTAATAATTGAAAGATTTACCCTCCAATGTTCATTAGCTGTCAAGAATTAATTAGAGCCTGCCCAAATCTTAACAGAAGCTTTTTCAAGAGCTGGACATGATCACACACAACTTGTTTCCCTTTTCTTAGGACAATAAACTCAACCCCATGTTGGAAATATAACCAACTGGACCAGCTGTGACCAACTTATTCTGAGGGTAACTTGGTCATTTTCATCAACATATGTTCAATCTTTTAACCTTGTTGTCACATGCCCAAGAAGCTACTTTCATGTGGCCACATGCTTGAGGCTTCTCCCATGTTATAGTTCCTTCATGCAGGGTTGGGTCAAATTAAAGCCTATGTTTCTTTGACTAATAAGGAGTAAGgagtgtaatttttttaatgtatataattAGGATCCTTAAGCTCATTTGTAAAGGCATTCTTAATTAATGGTTTTAGTTTAAATAATATGATCCCCTTCTGTCTTTTCTTCTGTGCTCTTCTGCAATGTATGTGGAGGCCATTACAAGCAATGTGAAAGAGAAAATGCCTGAAATCTGAATACATTCACTTGATCTGCAAAATGTTTGCAATTGATAGCAGCACATGATTTTGTCATCTCATTCAGTGAGATAATATTTTGATGAAAATTATGATATACTattttcttcacttttcttttttgaacAGTTATTAATAAGAGAATCTAATATTTGTAATATATTCTCAACCAATTTATTAACTCCTTCCACCCATCTCATCATATATAGTTTGTGCTATTGCAATTTCCGAGTGACACTGACAATACTAAAATCTTTTTGGGAGTGAGTAAAAAACTAGTATAGAATTGATTAAGATTCTTGCTAATTAATGCTCTccataaatttgaaaattttcactctTTTCCCTCCTCCTTATCATTGaaagaaatatataaaatgttaaattcataGAAATAAAACACTAAATTAAAGCATGCAGAGCAAGAGTGTAGATACAAGTGTTTAGACTTGCATTGCATGCAAAGAATTGATAATGATAAAATGCTTTTGTCTTTTACTTCCCAAGGCTTCCATGTGCTGTCCCTATATTCTAAACAGTTTCATAGGTCACCTGTTTCTGGTTTGCTAGACCATTTCATTTTTATAATCTCACCGTTCTGACAgtagttaaaaaaaatgtgattaaaaatttagtacccATATATATAATTCTTCATTTTTAGTGATAAGATAATGACCAAAAAATAGTCACAAAAATACTTCTACTACTCTTAAAAAGTTAGATGTGACATTAATAACAGTCTCTTCTCCTTTATAAAATCACAATTCTCATGCATATGATAAAGCACAATCACAATTCATCACAACCCTCAAGGCTAGCCACTACCACACCAAACTCCTAAAAAAACTGCAGCATCtactctttcttttgttttattcttttctctcttcctaCCCCAAAACACAGACAAATAATGGTATCTCTTGAGTCTGTTCCCAGATCCATTGATGCACCTTCAAGCCCCAGAATATCTTTCTCTGCTGAGTTCTTAGATGAGAACAACTTCATCTCCATAAGTCCAAACCCTGAGTATGAAAGAGATaatgaagagaagaaggaaggtgCTGCAGAGAGAGGAGGAGCAaagaatagtaataataataatgctgcAGATTTTGAGTTCCTCTCAAACAATGTgagtaacaacaacaacacagtGTTAACTGCTGATGAGCTTTTCTTTGAAGGGAAGCTTCTTCCCTTTTGGCAGATGCAGCATCTTGAGAAGCTAAGCAAGATCAACCTCAAAGCcaaagagggagaagaagaagaagatgatgatgaagatgaagagttAGAAGAGGAAGTTGTAGTagtgaacaacaacaacaacagtagCAATAACAAGGAAGAGAGTAGTAGAGTGAACTGGTTTGTGGATGATGATCCATCTCCAAGGCCACCAAAGTGCACTGTTCTTTGGAAAGAGTTGCTGAGGTTGAAGAAGCAAcgtgcttcttcttccttgtcaccttcatcttcttcctcatcttcatcatcttctgcaAGCTCACTTGGTGATGTAGCagcaaaagaaggaaaagaacaaGGATCATCAAggaacaataacaataataatcatAAGGAGCAGCATGTGAAGAGGATCAAGAAAGGGTTAGAGAGAACAAGGTCAGCTACTATTAGAATTAGACCAATGATTAATGTTCCAATTTGCACCCAGGTCAAAAGCAGTGCCTTGCCACCTCTTTTTCCACTCAAGAAAGGAAGATTAGAgaggtaaaaaaaataaaagaaagattttgGAGTATTCATAAGTTTGTTTAGTTTGATCCTCCTTATTAGTCCTCAGAGTTCTTCTCAAATAAATTTCcttatttgtttttatgatcAAATTATGCTTTCATGCTTATTAGGCTAGCTGTTAATTTGGGTGGATCTGAGAGATTTAGAATGTAAATTCTGACTTTTGTATAATCATATGGAATGTGCATTCCCTTGTGATGTCACTAGAGGCCAGAAATATTTGATGTTCTGCATGTGTGGGTAGCTAATTAGGAAAGAAGTGGGGGTCATCTCACATGATAGATGCAGAGTTCCTCAATAAGTGAGTCCCACATGGCTGCTTGATCTATCAGCCTCAAAGATCTGATCAATCGACACAATATTAATGAGTGAGTGGTACAACAATTCAGTTTTCATATGGTATTCAACTTCATAGTACCTCACTCTCCACTTTTCTTCAAAGCAATTTAGCTTTATACTTGCCTCACAATTTACAATTAGAAAATGTTGTGCACTAAGTCAACACACCCCTTCTATTAATGGCAAAGAAGCCCTTCTTAATTTATGTCAAGCATTTCATAACAAAATCAGAAACAATTTCATAGAGTGACAATTCATAGGAATCTTTTAATCTTTTACATTGACAAAGTAGACCAAGACCCTCCAACTTTGAAAGTAGTTCAATAAGTCAATAACAGAATATAATCAAAAGTGAACAAATGAAGATTGTAAATAGAAAGGTGTACAAGAGAACTATGGATAAACTTGGTTTTGCAAAAATTAATATGTCGACTAGTAAAAACTGAAAGGACTAATGACGTTATATCCACATTTCTCTGGTTACATAAGATGAATTGATGTATCTTGTTTGAATGTGGAAGAAGAgttaaaatatgaactatttCAGTTTTGTTTGattacaagaaaagaaaaatatgccaGACAACTATATCTCAGGCTCTATTTTTTACTTTCACAATAGCATATACACTGTTGTTTAGGGTGTCTTAAGTATCCGTTCCCTAAGTTGTACCCTACAATTAGCAGAATACAAACCAGAATGACATACAAAGTATGGGAAACTGGCATCTCATGGACaaccttaaaaaaatattgaataaaataatgaataattccTATACAAGGATATTTAAGATACAATTTTCAGGTAAGATTCGAATTTTCAACCGGATTGAGAATCTAGCTCGAAGAATACAAGATAAGGCTGAAATGAAGTTTGATCTTCAGTTTGAGGAGTCGAAATCAAATCATTTCCACAAAAATTAGAAACCTAAGGACAAAATGAATCAAAAGTTCTTCACAAGAGTATTGATCTTGACCACAGAAGGCACTGAGCAAATTCCTCAAGGTACTGGTGCTGGCGCTGATGCAGTTGATAAGAAGTTATTTCCAGACGTTCTGTTATAACATGCAGAAGTGAGAAGTCGGTGAGACAACAATTTTGAATCCCGtgacaagaaaagataaatagGTTTTTTTAGTTACCTGAGGTTCAGCCCTGGTTTTCCAATAAGGTTTGATGGAACTTGACCTGTCAAATTATTGTTTTGCAGAAATCTGCAACAGCCAAAGAGGGTCTAATCaagaaacaacaaagaatagaaaagataaaaaaaactatagGGACACTAAATAATAGAACTGAGCAGAAACTGGCAGATTTTCCTCTGTAGAGAGGATGACAGCAAAGACTCTCTGAATGGTGATAAATTGTACTATTTTTGGGCCACACTCATGTAAACAACGTAGTTGTACAGGGCTgacttaaatatctactcaggATTCAAGAAACAACACAAAAAACCAGTTTAATTGTATTCTCTTGTATAAAGAGGACAGAGCTTACATTTCATGCAAAGTGCTGATGTTCCCTAGGGATGAAGGAATCTCTCCGTCGAATTGATTGTCTTCCAAGTGCCtttaaatacaataataatatcCAGATAGTGAGCTTCATGGCATGAATACATCAAAGTTCTCTGATTTCAAACATTTAGATCACGGAATTGCATACAAAATGAGTTACTTACAATGTTTCTAACAGTGTTAGTGAACCTAGGTCAGGAATGTGCCCTGACAAACTGTTATTTCCAAGCCAGCTACAAAAAGCAATGGTTTTCCAATTAAAACTTGTAAATACCAGATTCAATGAACTGAGATTTAGAGTTAAGCACCTACATATTAGTCAGAGCTGTCATATTGGCAACAAAAGGAGACAAAGATCCTGAAAGCTCCATACTTGTCAAATTTCTGAAAACAACAGGAAATCATAAGTAACATCATTTACGGAGTACAGTAACATTGGAACTGGAAGGACAAAGTATTGTGCCATGACAGCTCAACTCTGTGCTTACAAAGTCACTACTCGAATGCGGGGACCCGTGGAACATGTGATGCCAGTCCACGCGTACTGCTGAGGCATACAAGGATCACCATTCCAATCAAGTGGAGGATTTCGGAGGCTCTTTTTTATCCTTTCCAAAGCAATAACTGTCCAAAAGAAAGTTCCCATTCATAAACCCTTGCATGTTCAGAACTAACATTTTAATGCACTACAATTATGTGTACCATGCTACACCTTGTAATGATTACATTCCATTACTACCACAAGACCAATTTGGAATTGCAAcatttaattcataaacactGTTTGGATGAGTGAAAGTAAAGATCTGCAATATTGTTAAACAGCATTGTCATTGGAGAAATATTTCACCTTTTCCTCTTATTACCTACTTTCTTAATTCTTTGCTATTAGATATTCTAGGAGAACCAAGGTTAattaaagaaaacatgaaatcaGAAGATATACCGTCTCGAGTTAAAGTTCTTTCCCCGAGAGACAGCACCTCAAAAACTTCGCCAGCGTTGATTAAGGGGCCCAAGGATGAATTAGCAGTAGGGGTCAAAGTTACAGTTGTAGGACCAGAAAGAGGCCACTGGTTGGCAAAGACAACAACACCTGATGAAATGGCATTCAAGTCACGGAAATATGTTATATCATTCACACTTATGTTAAAGATTCTTGATCCTGCAGCGTCATCAGCAAAGTATAGGGCGACATAGTATTTGGAGCTCGGAAGTGATGCCGGAGGCCATCTCAGTTCCAATGATTCCAACTGATCAGATCCTATGTGTGTCTCAAATATTTTAAGAGGAGGAAGGTTCCAAAATCCAGAAACAGAAACATTGTCAGTGTTTGCTTTGGTAGAGTTACCCTGCCCATAAGGCTCCCATATCCGGTCGAACTGATCATCAGGATATCTGATACTCAATTATAGAGAAAAACATCATCAGCAATAATGAGGaatggaaagaaaaatagaacTACAGGTAGAGAGAAAGCAAACTTTGTAAGGacatgtttatttattatatgaaaaatatatattttttttaagtaaaaatgatcttttaaaaaatgataaaaaaaatttcttatttttctagtatttttactattaaaaatttatcaaatacttaaaacaaggaaaatattttttgctGACAACTTAATAACATCCAAACAAGCTCTAAATCCAATAAATTAATGATCATACATATAtagtttctattcaattcatatgCTTCATAAACAAACTTCTTAAGTTGTAACCTTTCCCAGCTCATTCACTCACTAGTTTCTCTTCTAAACATTACTGTATGTAACATATATGGAGCCAAATAATCCAATGCTATAGCAGGacttagttataaataggatgttagtactactattttctcctccaattatttttcttctctttggtTACCCTCTCTTAGTTCATCTGCGATTATACAATTCTTTCACGAATTTCTCAATCTAATCCTTAGTTCAAATATGGAGAATTCCACAACAAAGCATCCCAATATTTCCATCAACTTCACAATACAACAAAATCATCATAACGAATGATTTCAATCCAaggcatataaattttttatcacaatgttaaaagataaaagaaacacTCACCGAATTGGTGATCCTGAATATCCAAAACTGCTCCTTGCAACCAAGCTAAGTCCAAATTTGGTGAAATCCGTGGTGTTATAAAGAGAACCTCCAACAATCAGAAACTCCAAAGCAGATATGAAGGGATCAGAATCCGTGTAATTATTGGACCCAATACAGAAGCTCATGTTCTTGCCCTGAGCCAAGAACATCCCTTCGTAGAGCGTAGAGTTTCCATTGGCATAGTCAACGGTGGTGTTGACCACGGTCCAAAGTGTTCCGTCAACGATCTGGTCAAAGACCGGAGGGGAAGGGTGATCGGGACCGTTCACAGCGCCGTAGAAGAACGTAGACCGTAGCAAGTATTTTGCACCGCGATACACGGGAACACTGTAGCAGTGCTTCTTCACCTGATAATTGAAGGACCTGACGGTTGCAAGAGTGGGATGCAAAACAGAGGGCGTTACGTTCTTTGGTGTGCCCGTTGAGATATAAGCCGAATCGGAAATCCATTCACGGCCATCGATTTTGGTCCCCGAGAGCGCGCCGCAGTTAAGGGAGTAACCTTTGGGGAATGTTTGAGAGAAGGAAAGGGTGAAGAGGAGAGGTAAGAGGAGGAGGGGGTAGAGGAGGCGCATGGCGGTGGAGAATGAGTgaatgaaagaaagaatgaGTGGTTGAGTGCTGAGGTGGGTTTTGTTAGTTAATAGTTGTTGCGTTATGTGTTTGAAGGAGTCTTTGtgaaaggaagaagaggaagaagaaaagaatatagCTGGAATGCGGACGCGGGAAATGAAGCTTACTGGTCAGAGTTTGAGAGACGGCACTTGTATTGTGTGTGCCTGTGTGGTGCTTTCGttggaaatataaaaataataaaataataataaaaaatacagccGGTAGGGGTAGAGAGCATTATCAAATATCAATTAGTGGGATTTGACTTTTATCTTTGAGTTGGTTTAGACCTATCCGTTGCTTTTCTATAATCCA encodes the following:
- the LOC107466912 gene encoding uncharacterized protein LOC107466912, whose protein sequence is MVSLESVPRSIDAPSSPRISFSAEFLDENNFISISPNPEYERDNEEKKEGAAERGGAKNSNNNNAADFEFLSNNVSNNNNTVLTADELFFEGKLLPFWQMQHLEKLSKINLKAKEGEEEEDDDEDEELEEEVVVVNNNNNSSNNKEESSRVNWFVDDDPSPRPPKCTVLWKELLRLKKQRASSSLSPSSSSSSSSSSASSLGDVAAKEGKEQGSSRNNNNNNHKEQHVKRIKKGLERTRSATIRIRPMINVPICTQVKSSALPPLFPLKKGRLER
- the LOC107467063 gene encoding putative leucine-rich repeat receptor-like serine/threonine-protein kinase At2g14440, producing MRLLYPLLLLPLLFTLSFSQTFPKGYSLNCGALSGTKIDGREWISDSAYISTGTPKNVTPSVLHPTLATVRSFNYQVKKHCYSVPVYRGAKYLLRSTFFYGAVNGPDHPSPPVFDQIVDGTLWTVVNTTVDYANGNSTLYEGMFLAQGKNMSFCIGSNNYTDSDPFISALEFLIVGGSLYNTTDFTKFGLSLVARSSFGYSGSPIRYPDDQFDRIWEPYGQGNSTKANTDNVSVSGFWNLPPLKIFETHIGSDQLESLELRWPPASLPSSKYYVALYFADDAAGSRIFNISVNDITYFRDLNAISSGVVVFANQWPLSGPTTVTLTPTANSSLGPLINAGEVFEVLSLGERTLTRDVIALERIKKSLRNPPLDWNGDPCMPQQYAWTGITCSTGPRIRVVTLNLTSMELSGSLSPFVANMTALTNIWLGNNSLSGHIPDLGSLTLLETLHLEDNQFDGEIPSSLGNISTLHEIFLQNNNLTGQVPSNLIGKPGLNLRTSGNNFLSTASAPAPVP